GTAAGGATAATACATTGCTCTTCTGGAATAACCACCTCTATaaacaaattcataaaatcaaacataacattataacttttattggatttgaatttttaaaatttatacctTGGTCTACGAGATGGCCTGTAACCACCATAAAATGATGATTGTGCACCACCACGCGACATTGGACGACCTCGAAACATAGCTCTACCCCTAGATGCTACTGGACGATTTGTAGTGCTTATCCCAGGTTTATTAGTTCTCTTTGGATTAACCTGTAAAAAGCACAAgcatttaaagataatatatctcattaaatttaattatgtatatcttACTTTAATTTGACGACCCCTGAATAAAGAATCATCCATTGCCATGGCTGTATTAACAGAATCCATGTCAGCAAATTCAATATATGCAAACCCTTTTGGGTGACCatcaaatttattacacaatatggTAACTCGATTTATTGAACCACAGCCATGGAAATGAGTTTCCAATTCCTCTGCTGTTGCTGCATAGTCtacctaaaattttaaaacaaatacctGATGGTATAAAGAATTCAATAACTCTATCATCAAGGATATACTCACATTACCAACATAAACAGATCTAGCATCAGCTTCAGCTTTTTCCTGTTCCGACAAATTATAAGTTgcacctaaaaaataatatttatatttaaaataataataataataataataaataaaaaataagaaaatttataaattataattttatcctaaatcttttaaattgtattaagtaaATCTCACTTctttgtgaaaaataataaattctttggctattgttaattaattaaaataaaataattttaaatcatttaataatattaattttctttattctGTCATGTAGATTTAGTaagtgataattttaacattattattagtatcacATGTGGAGATctactatatttttgttcctcaagtttgtaaaataaaacggCCAAAAAGACTATTTTATAGAGCTTAAGaggttaattattatgatcataaatacatttttaacgaaatgcattaacttaattttaaattaaaaaattcatatttcagTGTACAGTATAACAGTGTTATGATGTATtgttaagaattttatttaaagatataagtttaatatatgttaattaacacaatttctaaattctttctatttggtatttaaaaaatacatacaacaaGCTAAAAATGTTAGACGTATAAGGTAGATTTAGTAAGTGAttgcttaaaaataacaacttgCAAACACATGTGGAGatctactttaatttattttcctcaaaatagttataataaaacagctatttaactattttaaagagCTTTTgaggtaaattattaatatcctaACTTGCtgctaagaatattttattctagaaATACAATCTTGAGAATCAAATATCTACTTCAAATTTAGTTAGAGCAAGTTTTTACatctttaaatgttttatatatatattacaatttacaatattatttgcaaaATCAGAAAGTGTACATtgattcatattatatcataggaACAAGACCATTTATTCATCATTTTAgcgtttaaaaacatataccattttataaagtttaatctAACATTGCCAAAATCAGAAAGTGTACATTTGattcatattaaatcataGGAACAAGACCGTTTAATCATCATGTAGGCATTTAAGAAAGTTAAAGAATATCCAaaggttatatgtatattgtataaataagatCAAGTTCAGATTATTTGTAGTAATCATAAGTTATCATACGAACGAGACTAGAATTCATCATTAAAttgatcataaataattaacgtaattatatagaattaaaatgtgtaacctgcattttgaataaaactataagctattgttattaaataaattgttataatttgctttatttttgtaagtaaatttagtaagtgtttaataaaatttttaattataaacacatgTGGAGATctactacattattattcctcaaacaatttgaataaaatagctaataaactattttaaagagCTTTTGAGGTATTTTTatggataaattatttaagcaaTAATTCGATGAATCAATTGTCTTTTTTTACATGGTCAATAACTTAAAACACTCATTAAGACATTGTTAAGTAGATTTAGtaagtgtttaataaattgtttaattataaacacatgTGGAGATctactacattattattcctcaaataatttgaataaaatagctaataaactattttaaagagCTTctgagatattttaatttttatggataaattattttagaaattattaaatgaatcaatTGTTTGTTTATACATGGTCAATAACCTAAAACACTGTGATTAAGAATACTATTTAGAGGATGTCATACCAACATGTGTTGTCTTCGTCTAACAAACGTATAACATGTAAAATTTTCATTCAGTAGGATCAATTTTGTGtgattaacttaaatattagttaaatgaCCTATCATCAAACTGAAAAGTGAGATTATTATCTATGTTCTCTCGTCggctttttacaatattttaatttttaagtgaattttgagcatttttaaatataaatactttacacACTCACAACTCACTTAAAATCTTCTCgtctttatgttttataataagtcatttcactctaatatttaagttaatcaCACAAACTTGAGTCTACTGAATCAAAATTTGCcatgttatacatttgtaagacAAAAACACATGTGGGCGTGACatccttttaaataaaatgaaccaAGTGTTTAATCTCAAACACATGTGAAGGTTTACaagatttttattctttaaagcataaaaatatgtatcatgACACCTTTGAGGGTACTatgaattagttaaaataactaagtattacattttgaaattgtaattggcaataaaaatcattattgtacatttatatttgtaagctGTTGTGCAGATTTAGTaagtgttaataaaattaattatttctaaacacATGTGGAGATCTGCTCAGTTTTGTAcctcaaaattaaaaagcaaAATAGCTATAAAGCAATAGTGCAGAGCTTTTTGAGGATAatgtttagattaattttcatatgaaTAACATaagattgttttttaacatttaatcaataatttattacaagttTGAATACATAAAGAAAGTTATTGATTTGCAGatcaatgtataaattatagacaaATTGTTTGTTGTCATATAATAACCATGGAAACAACTACCTATTAgttttcaagaaaatattaaattacaagcaatacaagtaaaaaaaaaaaaagtaaacataCTTGTTTTCGAGCAATTTGGAGAAGACAGTACTGGCGTGTTTGACATTTCTTGATCTACTTgtgattgtaatttttttaacttttcagcTTCTTCTTCCATTTCGCGTACACGAGCTCTGATTACTTCCAAGTCCTAAACAAACAGTTATGTTAGAATGCAGTTGAAATACACATTATGAACAAATTAAACTTACAGAATCTGCTGATGCTTGAGAATCGACATTATTTGATTGaccattttcaattaaatcaaAAGACATGCTATTTTCTAGACTAATTTGTGTGTTATGTTCTTCAGATGATAAATCAATACCACCTTCTAACAATTGGTCATCTAAGTCTGCCATGGttgattaactaaaaaaaatataaaaaggaaCATTGATCAGATACCTATTTGTAGAAGGTTCAAAATATCAAGTAatttgttgataatattatcaaaacaaatatacctattttattggaaaaaaaataataacctaaaaatattaaataattaagacaACACGGGCCCCTGCAAGCAGaaatattcagttttaaatatatataaatatcctgTGAACCATACAATggtgaacatattataatatgatgattatgTAATTGCAACAGTTTTGATGCACATTGagaatgaattaatattgcaataaaaatcaaactgTTCAACTAACATCACGGACTAagcaataaatttcaaaataaaaactgttccGACCAGACGAGATGACCGTTAGAAATGTGCAGAAAAACCAAAAACCATGAACGtttaatcacaaaataaattgacaaGCTAACCGATTTCGGTCACGGATTTTCCTAAAAGGGTGCCTAGTGACTCTCGGCAATGACTGGTGTGAAAGCATAGGTACCCACGACTACCCAACACCTACCTAGGGGCGTAACACGGCGGAAAACGCGTCGAAATCGCGTACAGTCTATGGGTCGGAACGAAAATTGTGAGAAATCGTTCAAAAACGTTAAACCGCCGTCGCTATTAAGGACACTGGAAAAGGGCTAGTGAACCCGTGAACGCGACATCCACAATTACCACCATTCAGATCGGCGGTCAAAAGCTGCAAGCCTGCAATGGCCGCCGTCATCGGTCTCTCGCGACTAGCTGTTCTCAACTTCGCCCGGGAACCGAGTCGAATCGGCAACCATACCGGCGGTTGGACGGAGGAGTGCCCGGTAATACGGTTGTTGGTCAGGTACTTACACAGCGTCCGGTCCGGATGGAAACGGATGAAAAATTCGATTAGGTGGTGCGGTCGTCCACGGGCCAAACACTCGTCGTTACGGGACGCGGCGGTCGTCTGCCGGCAAACAAAACGGggggaaatataaaaaacacacaaataaGACACAAGTACAAAACACACTGAGAAAACGTAACGACCAAAGACTAGAAGAGTGACGACGAGTTAAATAATAGCTATGACACTATCAAGCGTCAAAAGCAAGTACGCGAGACCGGCCGTAAAAAACAGTTGTGTACACCGAACACCGAAATATTGTGTTACAGTCGTTACAAACCACAGGAgttccacacacacacacacgcacacgcacacgtacacacacacacaaacacacatggACGCGCGCGCACGTTTACGCgaacatttatcaaaatttattatattctttatagAGTAATAATTTTCACGATAAACAAATGTCTGTATCAGTAAAGTTAGTATATAATTCCAAAATCCAGTACGACCAACGTTTTACTCTCTTTCCAGTTGGATTATTggattgaatattaaaatcattaaataaatcgttCCCTCCGACCGATACAAACCGTACGGCGTACgtcatataacttataatacaacGACAATAAAGTTACCACAAgtttataatgtatcatattatggCCTACTACAATGGTTAATAATTACCGTCAAGTGTTTTAgacgaatttattatttctctaGTTCAAATAAAGCGCATACTATAGATTTGGGACGGACGTTCAACGAACATTTCGTTCGTTTTAGACACACTGTGTCCGTGTGAGTTATCAACATCGGTTATCATGTTCCTTCGGAAGCGCAATCTaaaatccatattatattattaatagcaagttttttaattattattttggacaATACTTATTTGGAGTCCAAAAAGCTTGATGTAGATTTTCTAAATGTCAATGTCTCGTAATCGTATCTAATCCTTTTTTTATTCCTCCAAACGAACGTAAATCACAAACTAATCTCAATATCtttcaataacattataattaagtaaatattagtgtttttttcgttttaaacgTGCTCTTAGAATACGACATGTACTCACTAATCACTGTGACGACTCGGTTTAAGTCTTGATTTTGGACTTGACCCAATAAATCTATTAAGGTATGCAATGTCAAAACTATTTTGCACCAAATTaaccaacaaaaatacaaattactaaTTCTATAGATTTATACTGCAagtattactttttgtttgcttaaattatatgaaatactaaaaaaatttatattttcttatatcacTTATTTTGTGATTTGTTGTCCATATCTGAGTATAGCTTATCGGGCTCAAGTAATATTACTTCACCTATACCAATTTTGTGAATGAACCTGtatcaaataatgtttatttaaaatataataccaacctgagaattttattcaaaaataaaattgaaattgaaaaattgtagGCCAATAATAAGATttccattttatttatgtaatacatattattatttaaattgaaaatgtttttttttttttttaatacagcgATGACTAACTTAAATGATACTTGTagacaaaaatcaaaaaacctaaaataaaattaggattcaatacaaaaaaaatataatattacatatgttTTAGAAATgtgatacattttacaatctgTGAAATTATCTAAAGTATACCACctcgatataataattaataattaccagAACTACTAGACTAGTACCTTGTAAGATATATCTTGGAGCATAcccttatattttgttaaaattgcaATCGACTGCTTTTAAGACAAGTTACCAAatcattagattttaaaaaattttcatggcacacatttttaatatatttgtctaattaattactatccatagtaaataataactaaataattcaataaaatttattttgctatttatagatttcaattgtattaatcataaattaaagtacaaataattttcttttaaaatttacttctaTGGCAAAAGtcataaaacttaaatgtCAAATGTTTGACCCATGAATACTTGACCATTtggcacataaatatattgaatatcaaacatattttaacaattatttttttttttcaagcaaCAATGTTAGCATCTTGTTCAATATGTGGGGATTGTTTTACCGGAATTCATCCTGAATCAGTTCATTCAACACCTTGTGGTCATGTTTTCCACTACGAATGTCTCATGACATGGATTAAAAGGTATTGTTAAAGTTTAAGGTCAatgattctataaaaaatatattttaattgttcttttaagaatataccagatatctacttaatatttttgctaggtatttatttatctgccttagttaccatattatattgatttcagcatattatagcatatttgagtattactataagtatattgtagTAGTAACCCAGTAGTAATATGTAtgattttcagtttttagtataatattcctccttaaaattatatttataattgattatttgtataactattgctttacttttatcattttaagatCACAAACATGTCCACATTGTCGGTCCAAAGTAACTGAAAAGCAAATTATTAAGCTATATTTTCAcaacaattcaaatttaagtattaaagaaGATATATCGTCATTGACACACCAAGTGCAGTCACTTACATATGAAAATACTTTGAAgaatgaagaaataaaaaatttattaattataaccaaaaaaGAAAAGGAACAACTAATTTCATTAAAgtaaatggaaaatattttatttatattttttctaaataatatattcattatatttacagaAAACATGTTAAAGATGTAGAAGACAAAATACGAGGTCATCAAACATTTGTATCCAGTTTACAAGAAAATATTCGTTTTCTTAAATCTGAATGCAAAAAATCTACTTCTTACAAACTTGAAGctgaagaattaaaaaaagatttggAAAAATACCAATCGTAAGACAACTTTTCTTTTCCATGGAGTCTtagtagcaaaaaaaaaataattcattcaatattaaatttcaattgcagaataaacagtatattatatggaacACCTGCAGATTCTCAAGAAGCCGtatgtttgttaaaaaaaaagactgaTATTCAAACTCTGTGTTTACTCATAACTtcttttaaaaagtatgatattttagtttaaaattgcatataattttattaactaataattgttttgtagagaaattcaaactttaaaaGATAGTAATAAAGATTTGGAAACTAAGTTTTCACAACGCGTCACTAAATATATGGAACTTAAAAgacatttatgtaatataaatgcaaAAGAATCCATGAACACCCGAGTAATGgagtatgtaatttatttaataattttaatctttaatgcatttttattagcgcctattaatttattttttagaaaattaaaatcagaaaTTACCGACCTTGAAGCAGAAATTGTAAGACTACAAAAGAAATGTGCAAATTTAGAATCTCTGGTGCAAGCAAATGATAATACTCCAAGAAGAACTGAATTATGTAAAAGAATAATACATGAAAGTCCAGCTCCAGAGTTAACTGTTACTCCAAGCTtagaaaaagtatataaagtaaaatctattatttaattaaacaattctcTAGAGTTTAGGGGACGCTTCATCAGCATGTATTGTCTTTGTCTAACAAACGTTCAACATAGTAAAAACTGTTTCACACAGACAAGAACCACTAGAGCTCTATTCCAAGTTAAACAACCCAATTTTCACACTATAAAAAAGAAAGCATTGGCTGtgcaatattgtttttattcattgaTATTACTAATATCAAACAAgttcttattatttcaaaattcattgtttttgtgttattcaaacttgaataactttttttgtttgtagttctaatatcaataaaattaaaatgatgtcGCAATCTAAAATTTCCTCTTTCTAGTGTGAAAATTTGATTGAGATGTCCTTGCCTGCGTAAAACagtttttgttgtatatttataagatgGTGACAATGCATACGAGTGAAaggtcaaataattatttaaaattttagtataataatttcttttatataagaaaattagtagtgttagttaataaaaatatgttgattgaatatcaaataactataattgaaaattagttatatactAGCAATCAGTGGTGGCTCATGTTATGGGGCATATAACCACGTGCCCCACCTACAAAATTGAAAGAAAgaagaataatttatgttaaattaaaatttaataagtatttcttccatcataatttaattggtaatataaataaattttattaaatacgagTGCTCCTACGTATTATACGGGCCTGATGGCCCGATCAACAGTACTAGATTTCCCCCACCACTTCTCGTCATGacacaaattaatacaatgtCCCGGGCACAATCTGATTTTGcccagattttatttttattatgatttacaagattttgtttgttttatcgtcaagacaatatttaaaaaatcaacaagAATTGGTGTTAAGTTCAAAGTTGTGATAGTGAAGAACGAGAGAAATATTTGTTCCCCACCTTTAATGAACCCCATAAGCAGTCACTGCTAGCAGTAtagttcaaatattaatttcatgattttttaagTTGCAAACTTTTAAAGatgtaacttaatattatcttttaaagcATTCAACACCAGTAACATATCATTGCACATGCTATATGTGCTAtatgtaaaatagaaaatgcCATTATGTGTCATTGctgtcttattaaaaaatatttttttttattaaataccacTGATGTGTTTGtccatcattaattttaaacttataataaaagctacatttatataacaagATTTAAGTACAATAGAAATTTACACTTATATGCATCAGTAGTCCATTGgagttatatttcaatttgttaGATTTCTGTTTTTAAAGAATCTAAgaagattattaaataacaaaataaataaattatcaacccttaaaatttattcatatataactatttgtttagggtataaaaacaaatatatactcTCCAGAAAATTCAGTTTCCTCTACAGTACAACCTAAAGGACAATTAAAGCCACACAGTTTAAACAACAAGACAGAGCAGTCATCATCACaatctgtaaatatatattaataactattaaatgaataataatactaaacatattttctagTATACTccctaaaattaatacttatatttttgttaaggtTAACACATTTATGCCTAAAAGTCCTCGACGACTAATTGGATTTATGAGACCACCTTTAACTACTAAATCAGTAAGTGcaaattatgtatcaaaatctATGACTTTTTCAAGTAGTTCAGATGAAGAAATGTATGATGGTCTTGGTGGCCGTTCAAAACCAGATGTGTACCCTAGTCGACAGaaaccaattattaaaaagcgaaaattagtttctaattttaaaaaaaaaccaccacCATCAAATAGTAATACAACATTGGATAGTTTTTTATCTGCTgaaattctttaataatgtatctttactaaaaaaacatatttataagtttaatttttatagtatttatttgacaatatattaatatttattatgttcaaataacaatattagaaTTCTTGtaagtacattaataatatatatatttttttttttttattaatgaattgcagtttgttgttaaaatgtaattcaatttaaatatgtaaacataaattgCTCATTATCATTACAGACATTATTGttgatttgataatattacattttgaacaCACTTTGGTGTTTGGCTcctaaaaaacataatcaagTATTAAAAGAATTGCAAAGTATttgtaatatgaattaataattaaataatacattgatatttaattagtaacaaatatattacctcTGGATGACTATTATAACATCCTCCCAGTTTCCGTCTATAAAAAGAGTTGAGATTCAGTTTGTTACAACTATGATCTGTAATTATAcctgatgtatttttatactccACTTTAACTGGGTTAACACTCAAATGACTCTGACTGCTTTCTGCATTCTTCACAACAACGAGAAGTAAGTTTGAATGAGCTATACGTTTTACGAAAAATggcctaaaaatatttaaatatacattaaagtaCTATGTATTAAGAATATTACCCTCCACCACCCTCCCACAGTTTATTTGCTTCTAGgtttaagatataattttagttaactgAAATGGTTAGTTTATggtagtaaatttaattctaatattattattcaagccTAACCTTATAGTTGAACCAGCTGGTGGTGGAGCATCAAATCCTTCAGCACTAAGGTGTTCATGTTGCAGCATAAACAAATCGGCTTTTTTATCGCAgggtttattgataattttatatttttctgaatttttattgGAGATCGCATCTTCTACATAccctaatagttattaaatataagatgagttaaaatgttttgcacCATctagacattttaattattaccttCATTAATTGACCATACATGGATGAAGTTGCCTTCAATTAATAACCAAAGTAAATTCAtcaagaacatttttaaactcgtaaacactatataaaatggctataaaaataacattaaatgttgatgttattaaaaaactaagtctattcttaaatcttaataaatattaataaattattagtatacaattaaattgaatactatAATCTATCAACCTAACAATTTGTAACTAGTCAAAGGCTATgaagatattatattctctTCTAGTATTTGAATTGtattcactaaatatttattttgatggaAATCTtagaattgtaattatttaaattttgaacataatttctacaaacaatttagtaaatctagttatttttaatattatttttaccaggtttgtcttaaaatatataaattaatttggctTCTTTTTACACAATGGTTATGTTATATgctataattgattttaactaGTACatgaaattgaatttaaattactgttaATAAGTAGGAAGATGCACTTGAGGCTGGTATTCTCTCTTTGCACAAAGCTTGATAATCAAACATAGGTATacgtctaaatattttttttgatatcatTGTTTCCATAATAACTCCAGTACTCTTCAATTCTGTTTGTGCAAAAAATCTGCCAGTATCTGCTGATATTTCTGATAGTACAACATATCCATTTTcatcaattatataacaatcaaCATGGTCAGATGTGCATGGTAAACAACTTGGAcactaaaaattactaaaagttaataaaaataaattaataccaagatgaataaaaataaattgttaacattttcattGGTTTGTGTGATTTCCATAAAGCGATCATAAAACTTCTTGTGTAACATTTCATATCC
This sequence is a window from Rhopalosiphum maidis isolate BTI-1 chromosome 1, ASM367621v3, whole genome shotgun sequence. Protein-coding genes within it:
- the LOC113550135 gene encoding polyadenylate-binding protein 2-B codes for the protein MADLDDQLLEGGIDLSSEEHNTQISLENSMSFDLIENGQSNNVDSQASADSDLEVIRARVREMEEEAEKLKKLQSQVDQEMSNTPVLSSPNCSKTSATYNLSEQEKAEADARSVYVGNVDYAATAEELETHFHGCGSINRVTILCNKFDGHPKGFAYIEFADMDSVNTAMAMDDSLFRGRQIKVNPKRTNKPGISTTNRPVASRGRAMFRGRPMSRGGAQSSFYGGYRPSRRPRGGYSRRAMYYPY
- the LOC113550134 gene encoding E3 ubiquitin-protein ligase TRAIP-like isoform X2, which translates into the protein MLASCSICGDCFTGIHPESVHSTPCGHVFHYECLMTWIKRSQTCPHCRSKVTEKQIIKLYFHNNSNLSIKEDISSLTHQVQSLTYENTLKNEEIKNLLIITKKEKEQLISLKKHVKDVEDKIRGHQTFVSSLQENIRFLKSECKKSTSYKLEAEELKKDLEKYQSINSILYGTPADSQEAVCLLKKKTDIQTLCLLITSFKKEIQTLKDSNKDLETKFSQRVTKYMELKRHLCNINAKESMNTRVMEKLKSEITDLEAEIVRLQKKCANLESLVQANDNTPRRTELCKRIIHESPAPELTVTPSLEKGIKTNIYSPENSVSSTVQPKGQLKPHSLNNKTEQSSSQSVNTFMPKSPRRLIGFMRPPLTTKSVSANYVSKSMTFSSSSDEEMYDGLGGRSKPDVYPSRQKPIIKKRKLVSNFKKKPPPSNSNTTLDSFLSAEIL
- the LOC113550134 gene encoding E3 ubiquitin-protein ligase TRAIP-like isoform X1, producing MLASCSICGDCFTGIHPESVHSTPCGHVFHYECLMTWIKRSQTCPHCRSKVTEKQIIKLYFHNNSNLSIKEDISSLTHQVQSLTYENTLKNEEIKNLLIITKKEKEQLISLKKHVKDVEDKIRGHQTFVSSLQENIRFLKSECKKSTSYKLEAEELKKDLEKYQSINSILYGTPADSQEAVCLLKKKTDIQTLCLLITSFKKEIQTLKDSNKDLETKFSQRVTKYMELKRHLCNINAKESMNTRVMEKLKSEITDLEAEIVRLQKKCANLESLVQANDNTPRRTELCKRIIHESPAPELTVTPSLEKVYKGIKTNIYSPENSVSSTVQPKGQLKPHSLNNKTEQSSSQSVNTFMPKSPRRLIGFMRPPLTTKSVSANYVSKSMTFSSSSDEEMYDGLGGRSKPDVYPSRQKPIIKKRKLVSNFKKKPPPSNSNTTLDSFLSAEIL